In the genome of Primulina eburnea isolate SZY01 chromosome 13, ASM2296580v1, whole genome shotgun sequence, the window ATAGGACAGTGAATACACATCGAAAGGGGAACATAACATTTGGAACTATCACTAATCATTTTGCAATTAACCAAAAAAGACATTATAATCAATGGCATGGCCATAACTAATAACCAATTATCTTTTTATCTTCTCTTTGAACAAGAGTTTAGGACAAGGGCATGGGAGAGTTGAGCCTGACTCTTGCACCCCATTTATTTCTCTAGTTTCCATAATTTTGTCATATGAAAACTTAATATTTATCCAACAAAAAACTGataaatggtttacaaatttCAGTGTCACATATATAACCATTATAATGGATGCATACCTCTTCTGGGAATAAACTAGGATGCTTGGAAAATATCCTGAGTCTCAAGTCATTATACCTGCATAAGATATTATGATGTAATGAAGCAATAAGCAAgcacaaaaaaattattgaacCTTAAGTTTCATTATATAGTAATAAAACAGTGGTAACAAAGTAGATCCATATGTAGTTCATGTGCAGAGAAATAGAGAAAAGAAGCCATACGTTCCAGTAACATCATTGATCCTTTCAATTGCCCGTTGTCTTATCTGCGAGGCTTCAAGATATCTGTCTAGCTCTGAGCGTGTCCTGAAATTACATGGAGTTGCTGTAGAGAAACCTTCTGAGCCTGGAGCAAACATAATattgaaagaaaacaaatatCCTTCAGACCACCAAATAAAGCTTACCAGTACAGAAGTGAATATGGTTGTCTCGGTAAGGCTGATATGTAGTTACTCCATTTTGAAGAGTTTGTTAGACTTGCTTCACTAATCAAGTAGGTGGCAAGCAGTGGCCAATCTGGTACGCTGTACTGTTTTAGTACCTTACCTGCCTCTTGACAGCTCCACTCCTGTCATTCACGGCTCCAAAACCAGAGTAGGGATAAGTCGGTAATACAGACAGACAGACTATgtaataaaagaaaattaattcaattgCAGGAAATAATctaattattaaagaattaatgAAGTTTCTTGGCGGAAGAGGCTATCTCACTAGGTTATACAAGCAAAATTTCAAATAACCAGCTGCTCAGATGAAATACTAGCAGTGAGATAATGATATTATTTgaaaagcatttatttaatggtAAATTGCtattgatttttaaattttaaacactTATGCCCAGGATTTTTATATAGCCTCCACAAATCAAATACCAAGAAGACATTATGGTGTGCAGTTTTCTTCAGAAATTATCTGTGAAATTTACTCCACGAATGGTTGCATTCAAAATGCACATTGTCATAAACTCAATGGTCAGAAGACAGTATACGGATAGAAACCCTATACACTACATCACTACACATATTCCATCTCAGATACATGATAATCTCTTATacaaaaaatttcatttttacaAAGCATCATAACTAGGGAGGCTAGTTTTCTTTCATTCTCCTCCTTAAAACACTCAAATATATTGCAATCAAGGAGTTAAGTAACATCTCCACCAAATCAATTAACCACGCTCAAACTCAAGAGTGAAAAAAATCCAAATTTTCCTAAGACTGAATCAATCAAAACCCAAAAAGAGAGAACCATCAAAACGTACAGAATCAGCAGTGATGAAGAGCGATGGAGGCACAAAAAGCAGTTTTTCACCCTTCCTAATATTCTTCATAGCCACCAGGCCCCGCTCCCCTACTTGGACTTTCTGTATGGCCATCTTCTGGCGAGGCAGGCCACAGTCCGACAGCCATTGCTGCAGAGCGGAAGCGTTTTGTACCGAGTCAATATCGCAACCCCACGTAACGGCGGTGGTTCCGGCTGCACTCTCACTGTCAGTAGCGGCCGTATATAATGATGAGCACCGAATCCTGTGGAATCTTTTGACGGAGCAGTAGTAGTGGGAAAGATTTTTGGTTCTGCAGTGAGATGGGTTCTGGGAAAAGCTGGGAATCAGTGTCGTTTGGAGGATTCTTGAAGCATCGGCCATGGCCATGCTTTGCTTGGTTACTGATACGACTGTTTCACCTTATCCTCCTGTTTGCACATGATGACTCGCCCGGAGTGTCTGATtaaagttcttttaaaaaaatataaaaatttaacagCAATGATGTAATAGTGAATTGTGAAACATAGGGTGCTGAAATATCGAAATTTTGGTatattgtatatattttatgatataaattttatatcgtttttaacaaaaaaatttggTATATtaaaatttcggtacggtatcgatatttatttttttgcaaaAAAATTCGGTATATtaaaatttcggtacggtatcgatatttatttttttgaattatataccgtttttaacaaaaaaaaatcggTATCTCGAAatttcgatacggtatcgatatttattttttaataccgAAAAATTTCGATACGATATacgatattattaaaaaaatcggTATATCGTACTGAACCAAAGCCAgtgaaacaaaataaaattgtggTGTTAACATGATATCAATTAATGTTTGGTTTTTAGGGGCAAAAAGGAGACTTTTTGTCTTAAATAATAATACCTATGCTTACTTAAAGAACTTAAGAGTAATCACTGTCATTGTATATTTTTACACTCATctcaaattataatttttttattcaataaaaatatcataaaaatcatttagtAAATTGcatctaataataataataataagttgtGATTTTGAATAATGATCAGTAACATAAATTTCACTTATCTTGTAATATTGGTTGCTTTAATGAGCAGCctaattttaaaacaaaaacaacCAACCAAAATCTTCGTGTTTACCAACGACCCTCCAAAAAATGTTACGATCAAACTAATGTTTTCAAGTAAACTCCGATTTAATAGATGATACCGTATATAGCGACCATACTAAAGCCCATTCGACTTTTAGATGTTATTTGAGTTCAGCTGTTTTCTTCTCTCTCCTCAAATACTCTTCAAGTCTTCATtggaaaacaaaaaacaaaaccaATCACAAAAAGATTCCCAAATGGAAAAGTTAATATAGAACATCAACCATCATATCAccacataaaaaataaaatgcaaAGTGATGCCTGATCATATTTTCTTGAATGATAAAAAGGACATGTGATTTAAGTCGATACATAATGTTAAAACAAAGAACACTCGAGGAATACATATCATGGCATTGCTTTCCTCTAGTATTATAGTTCATAGTATCAAAACATTTCATGAACAATATATTTCATTGATTGTCACCCCGGTTGAATAGGCGAGAAACAAGACCAACCCTCCACCAAGGTGTCATGGGAAATTCCTCTTTCTTGAGGGATATAAGAGTAGGCAGACCACTCCGTCCTGTGTCAACCACCGAGGCAACCTCTTTCCTACCTGTTGCCAAGGGCCTGCAGTTTATATTACAAAAAAGTTCAGCAGGGCAAGCTCAGGAGAAGTGTCATTGAATTGTATATAGTTCAGAGTTATAGGGATCTTCCAATGATCATGCTTAATTAGAGATCATGATGCAACTTATTGATGATTCTCAAGCTGTGTTCATTCAAGGACGATTCATTGTGGATAATATACATTGGGCTCAAGAATTGCTTCTTCACTATACCAGGAAAGTGGAAACTTGTATCACTTTTTTTTATAGTAAActaattttattataataattagaGGTTACACCATATCTGCGGATGAGTAATCCGCAGCAATTCTACAAACAAGAGATGTACTTTAAAAGAGGTTTTATAGAAAGCTTATGATCTATCCATTGGGATTATCTTAGAGAGGCAATGACTTGTTTGCAGGTTGTTAAAGAAACTCAACTCTCTAGGTAGCAAACCTAACTTCAAACACCACCCCAAATATGCTCTTCTGAACATCACACATTTGGTCTACGCTGACGATATGTACTTTTCTCGAGGAAGGATGTAGATAGTGAAATAAGGATTACGATGTGTCCGAATGAGTTCAGGCATCCCACTGGGTTGAGAGCCAACTTCCAAATCAAACATCTATTTAACGGGTGTAGATGATTTGGTCAGATATGAAATATTGCAAATAACGGGCTTTCAAGTAGGGGTTTTCCCTTTCAGATATCTTGGCATTCCCATAGCCTCGGAAAAACTGTGTGCTCTGAATTACAACGTTCTGGTAGACAATATATTGGATCAAGGCCAAAGAACACTTTATTTCTGTAGGCAAACTTGAGCTTATAAGAATTGTCATCCAAGGGATTGAGTGCTTCTGGTTATAGATCATACCTATCCCCTTTGAAATCATAGACAAAATCTATTCGCTGTGTAGGAAATTTATGTGGACAAGTAATCATATGTCTAAGGATGTAAACGAACTAAACCGCTTGCGAGCTACTTGGCTCGGTAAAAAACTTGTTCGATATCATTCATTAGGCTTATCGAGCCGAACTCGACAATTTTATTGAATGGAGCTCGAGCTTAAGGATATTTGGCTCGTATATGTTGAGCTCAAACTCGACTAGTTTATTGGGCCTTGAGTGTACAATAATAACTTGCATTGTCCACATCGAAATTTGCGTGGCACAAGGGAGATGATATAAAATGAGAAATTTACCCCCTTAAATTATCATATCTTA includes:
- the LOC140810607 gene encoding uncharacterized protein, with the translated sequence MKVRSSVKKMCEFCRTVKRRGRVYVLCSVNPKHKQRQGVSTFAYEGVVPPVPLATGRKEVASVVDTGRSGLPTLISLKKEEFPMTPWWRVGLVSRLFNRGDNQ